The following are from one region of the Flavobacteriaceae bacterium UJ101 genome:
- a CDS encoding membrane alanyl aminopeptidase (Appears to have a role in the catabolic pathway of the renin-angiotensin system. Probably plays a role in regulating growth and differentiation of early B-lineage cells (By similarity); Belongs to the peptidase M1 family.; KEGG: ran:Riean_0608 aminopeptidase N), whose translation MIKNFIGLSLFLGMIFSQAQIHPDRELSWKEKYNAAPEKESELIHTKLKLRFDYAKKHVIGEEWVTVRPYFYDQNTLVLDAKAMDIHQVSLNGKPLQFDYDGLKLNIKLNKVYTKDQSYTVYINYTAKPEEVKQQGSAAINDAKGLYFINPDGSEKDKPTQIWTQGETEASSCWFPTIDAPNQKTTQEIELIVPNQYVTLSNGLLQSQTQNSDGTRTDYWKMDMPHAPYLFFVGVGDYEIIKDTWKGKPVNYYVEKEYADYAKEMYGVTPEMLTFFSDITGIEYPWPKYDQISARDYVSGAMENTTAVLHQHAVNQTDKELADENRWESVIAHEAFHHWFGDYVTCESWANLTVNESFANYSEYLWKEYKYGRDDADAHLDEDTKGYKAGSNEHKKLVRFGYEDKEDMFDAVTYNKGGAILHMLRDYIGFEAFKAGMNLYLKDNKFGTGEAHQLRLAFEEVSGKDLNWFFNQWYFGSGHPKLNINYGYNDQTHETVIVIEQTQKDLFEIPIKIGIYHNGNHQVEEVWLNEKKETFKFKTNGKPDLINVDDEKVLLIDRTENKTTENYVFQYNHVKNYKDRKEALEKTKDLISTNSDVLKMYKKALNDPYYGIRLIALFNLNMEDVKVKKEMLPIIEKMAKNDSKNLVRARAIEILSSLEDKSYLPLFQEGLKVNSAAISLASLSGMYEVDPSFAIEYVKKNPMEIKELDDFSFILAKIYIEGKDESQLENIAKFVNMYPFLQIKEDSDIFKEGYDWVVQSDNLKATQNLGDAFVDTAITFKKYDLAKRLIPMVEQAIQTKQTLHNQTKSDSLLEQIDYLQQTIEKLKGIK comes from the coding sequence ATGATAAAAAATTTCATTGGCTTATCCTTATTTTTAGGAATGATTTTTAGCCAAGCTCAAATTCATCCAGACCGTGAATTAAGTTGGAAAGAAAAATATAATGCAGCACCTGAAAAGGAAAGTGAATTAATTCACACAAAATTAAAACTTCGCTTTGATTACGCTAAAAAACATGTTATAGGTGAAGAATGGGTAACCGTTAGACCTTATTTTTATGATCAAAATACTTTAGTTTTAGATGCAAAAGCTATGGATATTCATCAAGTTTCATTAAATGGTAAACCATTACAATTTGATTATGATGGATTAAAATTAAATATTAAGCTAAACAAAGTTTATACAAAAGATCAATCTTACACTGTTTATATAAACTATACAGCAAAACCCGAAGAAGTTAAACAACAAGGAAGTGCTGCCATCAATGATGCGAAAGGATTGTATTTTATTAATCCAGACGGTTCTGAAAAAGACAAACCTACCCAAATTTGGACTCAAGGAGAAACAGAAGCCAGTAGTTGCTGGTTCCCTACTATCGATGCTCCAAATCAAAAAACAACACAAGAAATTGAATTGATTGTACCCAATCAATATGTAACATTATCTAATGGTTTATTACAATCACAAACTCAAAATAGTGATGGTACACGAACAGACTATTGGAAAATGGATATGCCTCATGCTCCGTATTTATTTTTCGTTGGTGTTGGAGACTATGAAATCATCAAAGATACGTGGAAAGGAAAACCGGTTAATTATTATGTAGAAAAAGAATATGCCGATTATGCTAAGGAAATGTATGGTGTTACCCCTGAAATGCTTACTTTCTTTTCTGATATCACTGGAATTGAATATCCATGGCCTAAATACGACCAAATTTCAGCACGAGATTATGTTAGTGGCGCTATGGAAAATACAACGGCTGTACTGCATCAACATGCAGTTAATCAAACTGATAAAGAACTAGCAGATGAAAATCGTTGGGAATCTGTTATTGCTCATGAAGCTTTTCATCATTGGTTTGGTGATTATGTTACCTGTGAAAGTTGGGCAAACTTGACAGTAAACGAATCATTTGCGAATTACTCAGAATATTTATGGAAAGAGTATAAATATGGTCGTGATGATGCCGACGCACATTTGGATGAAGATACAAAAGGTTACAAAGCGGGATCAAATGAACATAAAAAACTGGTTCGATTTGGTTATGAGGATAAAGAAGATATGTTTGATGCCGTAACCTATAATAAAGGAGGTGCCATTTTACATATGTTGCGTGACTATATTGGTTTTGAAGCTTTTAAAGCTGGAATGAATCTTTATTTAAAAGATAATAAATTTGGAACAGGTGAAGCACATCAATTACGATTAGCCTTTGAAGAAGTAAGTGGAAAAGATTTAAACTGGTTCTTTAATCAATGGTATTTTGGAAGTGGTCATCCAAAATTGAATATTAATTATGGATACAATGATCAAACCCATGAAACAGTTATCGTTATTGAACAAACACAAAAAGATTTATTTGAAATTCCAATAAAAATAGGAATATACCATAATGGGAATCATCAAGTTGAAGAAGTATGGTTGAATGAAAAAAAGGAAACCTTTAAATTTAAAACCAATGGTAAACCAGATTTAATTAATGTAGATGATGAAAAAGTATTATTAATTGATCGTACTGAAAATAAGACCACTGAAAATTATGTTTTTCAATATAATCATGTTAAAAACTATAAAGATCGAAAAGAAGCTTTAGAAAAAACAAAAGACCTCATCTCAACTAATTCTGATGTTTTAAAAATGTACAAAAAAGCTTTAAATGACCCTTACTATGGTATCCGATTAATTGCTTTATTTAACCTTAATATGGAAGATGTTAAAGTGAAAAAAGAAATGCTTCCTATTATTGAAAAAATGGCTAAAAATGATTCTAAGAACTTAGTTCGTGCACGTGCTATTGAAATTTTAAGTTCTTTGGAAGATAAATCCTATTTACCATTATTTCAAGAAGGTTTAAAAGTAAATTCAGCTGCTATTTCATTAGCTTCTTTATCAGGAATGTACGAGGTTGATCCTTCTTTTGCGATCGAATATGTGAAGAAAAATCCAATGGAAATTAAAGAACTAGATGATTTTTCTTTTATTCTAGCTAAAATTTATATTGAAGGAAAAGATGAATCTCAACTAGAAAATATAGCCAAATTTGTCAATATGTATCCTTTCTTACAAATAAAAGAAGATTCTGATATTTTTAAAGAAGGTTATGATTGGGTTGTTCAATCAGATAATTTAAAAGCCACACAAAACTTAGGTGACGCCTTTGTAGATACCGCAATAACTTTTAAAAAATATGATTTGGCAAAACGTTTAATCCCTATGGTTGAGCAAGCAATCCAAACCAAGCAAACATTGCATAATCAAACAAAATCAGATTCACTTTTAGAACAAATTGATTATCTTCAACAAACAATTGAAAAACTAAAAGGTATCAAATAA